One genomic window of Salvia miltiorrhiza cultivar Shanhuang (shh) chromosome 4, IMPLAD_Smil_shh, whole genome shotgun sequence includes the following:
- the LOC131022600 gene encoding uncharacterized protein LOC131022600: protein MFLYTLAHHKKNRSVGQFFFRSGETISRQFNLCLRALLKLHEYLLHKPTPISDDCEDDRWKPFNNCLGALDGTYINVRAPSQERGKYRIRKGTISMNVLGVCAPNMEYIYVLPGWKGSAHDVRVLRNALSRPNGFRVPRGNYYLADAGYTNYEGFLTPYRGQRYHLKEWTDRHPESAEEYYNLKHARARNVIERCFGLLKGR from the exons ATGTTTCTATACACATTGGCTCACCATAAGAAAAATAGGTCAGTTGGGCAGTTTTTTTTTAGAAGTGGAGAAACTATTAGTCGACAATTTAATCTTTGTTTGAGGGCTTTGCTAAAGTTGCATGAATATTTACTTCACAAGCCAACTCCAATTTCTGATGATTGTGAAGACGATAGGTGGAAACCTTTCAAT AATTGTTTAGGAGCCTTAGATGGCACTTACATCAATGTAAGAGCACCTTCACAAGAACGGGGAAAGTATCGCATAAGAAAAGGCACAATTTCCATGAATGTATTGGGTGTTTGTGCACCAAATATGGAGTACATTTATGTTCTTCCAGGGTGGAAAGGCTCGGCCCATGATGTACGTGTCCTTCGCAATGCTCTATCTAGGCCAAACGGTTTTAGGGTACCTCGAG GTAACTATTATTTAGCGGATGCGGGATATACGAATTACGAAGGATTTCTTACTCCATATAGAGGGCAGAGATATCATCTAAAGGAGTGGACTGATCGACATCCTGAAAGTGCCGAAGAATACTATAATTTGAAACATGCTAGGGCACGAAATGTTATTGAGAGATGTTTTGGTTTACTTAAAGGAAGATGA